In Anas acuta chromosome 6, bAnaAcu1.1, whole genome shotgun sequence, the following are encoded in one genomic region:
- the RETREG2 gene encoding reticulophagy regulator 2, with product MASARADEGQEAAAAAAAAVAEEEEEEEEEEEEEEEAAVERLAAALRQRLRGWEAALAAAQRLLVWERPLHSLLSAAALGGGLWLFSSTSLRPLFLLSMSLLGVLLLERWKPRFLFDFSAQPSEEPGGDSEGVTSGAQPHLLSVPELCHCLAESWVTFRLYLQELLQYKRQNPAKFCMSVCSGCLILAVVGHYVPGIMISYIILLSILLWPLVVYHELIQRMYTRLEPVLMKLDYSMKAETLHHKHEKKKRQGKSEPAAGDEPTAETESESEAELSGFSPVVDVKKTALALSITDSELSDEEASILESGGFSVSRATTPQLTDVSEDLDQQSLHSEPEESFSKDLAEFPSVEEYHSRDLGPQSDEDAFGVPLGPELAHAARELDSAEKEAADSDLSILRLASPLHFVNTHFNGSGQVAGGDGEPETVPAPGLGICIDTLSEEIVTTAITTAVQNTLSALLRSSEASEGPSLSEFLPTEPEEKLSFQAQLSESEAVETETAASPEEEEEAEDFELLDQRELEQMDVELGLGEEQEAEESPAAPAPASPSPAPAELPKQGDEEEAAMPAASTS from the exons atggCGAGCGCCCGGGCTGACGAAgggcaggaggcggcggcggcagcggcagcggcggtggctgaggaggaagaagaggaagaggaggaggaagaggaggaggaggaagcggCCGTGGAGCGCTTGGCGGCGGCGCTGCGGCagcggctgcggggctgggaggCGGCGCTGGCGGCGGCGCAGCGGCTGCTGGTGTGGGAGAGGCCCCTGCACAGCCTGCTCAGCGCCGCCGCGCTCGGAGGGGGCCTCTG GTTGTTTTCCTCCACCTCCCTGAGACCCCTCTTTCTCCTCAGCATGTCGCTCCTCGGCGTCCTCTTGCTGGAGAGGTGGAAGCCCAGGTTCCTGTTTGACTTCTCAG CACAGCCATCGGaggagccaggaggggacag CGAGGGGGTGACTTCAGGGGCACAGCCTCACCTGCTCAGTGTCCCTgagctgtgccactgcctgGCAGAGAGCTGGGTCACCTTCAGGCTGTACCTGCAGGAACTGCTACAGTACAAGAGGCAAAATCCTGCCAAG tTCTGCATGAGCGTCTGTTCGGGCTGCCTGATTCTGGCTGTCGTTGGACACTATGTTCCAGGCATCATGATCTCCTACATCATTT TGCTCAGCATTCTTCTCTGGCCGTTGGTGGTCTATCACGAGCTGATCCAGAGGATGTACACGCGATTGGAGCCTGTCCTGATGAAACTGGACTACAGTATGAAGGCAGAGACGCTGCACCACAAGCACGAGAAGAAGA AGCGCCAAGGGAAGAGTGAGCCTGCAGCAGGTGATGAGCCAACGGCAGAGACGGAGAGCGAGAGTGAGGCAGAGCTCTCAGGCTTCTCCCCAGTG GTGGATGTGAAGAAAACTGCCCTGGCACTGTCGATCACAGATTCTGAGCTCTCTGATGAGGAGGCTTCCATCCTGGAGAGCGGGGGCTTTTCTGTCTCAAGGGCTACCACCCCACAGCTGACGGATGTTTCCGAAG ACCTGGATCAGCAGAGTCTGCACAGCGAGCCAGAGGAGTCGTTTTCCAAGGACCTGGCAGAGTTTCCCTCCGTGGAAGAATATCATTCCAGAGATCTGGGACCACAGAGCGATGAAGATGCATTCGGTGTGCCTCTGGGTCCCGAGCTTGCCCACGCTGCCCGTGAGCTGGACTCGGCAGAGAAGGAGGCTGCGGACTCTGACCTCTCCATCCTTCGCCTCGCGTCTCCTCTCCATTTTGTAAATACGCACTTCAACGGGAGCGGGCAAGTGGCAGGAGGCGACGGGGAGCCCGAGACTGTCCCTGCGCCGGGCCTGGGCATCTGCATCGACACGCTGAGCGAGGAGATCGTCACCACTGCCATTACCACGGCGGTGCAGAACACCCTCTCCGCCCTGCTGCGCTCCTCGGAGGCCAGCGAGGGGCCCTCCCTCTCTGAGTTCCTCCCCACTGAGCCCGAAGAGAAACTGAGCTTCCAAGCGCAGCTGTCGGAGAGCGAAGCGGTGGAGACAGAGACCGCAGCTTCaccggaggaggaggaggaagcggAAGACTTTGAGCTGCTGGATCAGAGGGAGCTGGAGCAAATGGATGTGGAGCTGGGGCTTGGGGAGGAGCAGGAAGCTGAAGAGTCTCCTGCTGCTCCGGCTCCGGCTTCCCCCTCTCCCGCACCCGCTGAGCTGCCAAAGCAAGGAGACGAGGAGGAGGCAGCGATGCCAGCAGCGTCTACGTCTTAG
- the ATG9A gene encoding autophagy-related protein 9A has product MAHLETQYQRLESSSTESPPGGGDLLVHVPEGAKSPWHHIENLDLFFSRVYNLHQKNGFTCMLIGEIFELMQFIFVVAFTTFLISCVDYDILFANKAVNHSQHPTEPIKVTLPDAFLPPNVCSARIQANSFLICILVIAGVFWIHRLVKFIYNICCYWEIHSFYINALRIPMSNLPYYTWQEVQARIVQIQKEHQICIHKKELTELDIYHRILRFKNYMVAMVNKSLLPIRFRLPLLGDTVFYTRGLKYNFELIFFWGPGSLFENEWSLKAEYKRAGNRLELAEKLSTRILWIGIANFLLCPLILIWQILYAFFSYTEILKREPGSLGARCWSLYGRCYLRHFNELDHELHSRLSKGYKPASKYMNCFISPLLTIVAKNVAFFAGSILAVLIALTIYDEDVLAVEHVLTTVTLLGVGITVCRSFIPDQHLVFCPEQLLRVILAHIHYMPDHWQGNAHRYETRDEFAQLFQYKAVFILEELLSPIITPLILIVCLRPKSLDIVDFFRNFTVEVVGVGDTCSFAQMDVRQHGHPAWMSAGKTEASIYQQAEDGKTELSLMHFAITNPKWQPPRESTAFIGFLKERVHRDSSVALAQQAVLPENALFSSIQSLQSESEPHSLIANVIAGSSALGFHVGRDGQASRHLSEVASALRSFSPLQSAQQPPSGFQTTGRVGEGTQPRGASAMTASGADARTVSSGSSAWEGQLQSMILSEYASTEMSLHALYMHELHKQHAQLEPERHTWHRRESDESGESAHEELDAQRGAPVPIPRSASYPFSSPRQPAEETATLQTGFQRRYGGITDPGTVHRAPSHFSRLPLGGWAEDGQAARHPEPVPEESSEDELPPQIHKV; this is encoded by the exons ATGGCTCATCTGGAGACGCAGTACCAGAGGCTGGAGAGCTCCTCCACGGAGTCCCCACCCGGCGGTGGAGACCTCCTGGTGCACGTCCCCGAGGGAGCCAAGT CTCCGTGGCACCATATAGAGAACCTGGACCTCTTCTTCTCTCGG GTCTATAACCTGCACCAGAAGAATGGCTTCACCTGCATGCTCATCGGGGAGATCTTTGAGCTCAT GCAGTTCATCTTCGTGGTGGCCTTCACCACCTTTCTTATCAGCTGCGTGGATTATGACATCCTCTTCGCCAACAAGGCAGTAAATCACAGCCAGCATCCCACGGAGCCCATTAAGGTGACTCTACCTGATGCCTTCCTGCCTCCAAATGTCTGCAGTGCGAG AATCCAGGCAAACAGCTTCCTCATCTGCATCCTGGTGATAGCTGGAGTTTTCTGGATCCACCGGCTTGTCAAATTTATTTACAATATCTGCTGCTACTGGGAGATCCACTCTTTCTACATCAACGCCCTCCGCATCCCCATG TCCAACCTGCCCTACTACACCTGGCAGGAGGTGCAGGCCCGCATCGTGCAGATCCAGAAGGAGCACCAGATCTGCATCCACAAGAAGGAGCTGACAGAGCTGGACATCTACCACCGCATCCTCCGCTTCAAGAACTACATGGTGGCCATGGTGAACAAGTCGCTGCTGCCCATCCGCTTCCGCCTGCCCCTGCTGGGGGACACCGTCTTCTACACGCGGGGGCTCAAGTACAACTTCGAGCTCATCTTCTTCTGGGGGCCTGGCTCCCTCTTCGAGAACGAGTGGAGCCTGAAGGCCGAGTACAAGCGGGCTGGGAACCGCCTGGAGCTGGCCGAGAAGCTCAGCACTCGCATCCTCTGGATTGGCATCGCCAACTTCCTCCTCTGCCCTCTCATCCTCATCTGGCAGATCCTCTACGCCTTCTTCAGCTACACGGAGATCCTGAAGCGGGAGCCGGGCAGCCTGGGGGCCCGCTGCTGGTCTCTCTATGGCCGCTGTTACCTGCGTCACTTCAACGAGCTGGACCACGAACTGCACTCGCGCCTCAGCAAAGGCTACAAGCCAGCTTCCAAGTACATGAACTGCTTCATCTCCCCGCTCCTCACCATCGTGGCCAAGAACGTGGCCTTCTTTGCTGGCTCCATCCTGGCGGTGCTCATCGCTCTCACCATCTACGACGAAGACGTGCTGGCTGTCGAGCACGTCCTGACCACGGTCACCCTGCTGGGGGTGGGCATCACGGTGTGCAG GTCCTTCATCCCCGACCAGCACCTGGTGttttgcccagagcagctgctgcgAGTCATCCTGGCGCACATCCACTACATGCCTGACCACTGGCAGGGCAATGCCCACCGCTACGAGACCAGGGACGAGTTTGCCCAGCTCTTCCAGTACAAAGCG GTCTTCATCCTGGAGGAGCTCCTGAGCCCCATCATTACCCCCCTGATCCTCATCGTCTGCCTGCGGCCCAAGTCCTTGGACATCGTTGACTTCTTCCGCAACTTCACGGTGGAGGTGGTGGGTGTGGGCGACACCTGCTCCTTCGCCCAGATGGATGTGCGCCAGCACGGCCACCCGGCG TGGATGTCAGCAGGAAAGACGGAGGCCTCCATTTACCAGCAGGCGGAGGATGGCAAGACGGAGCTGTCCCTCATGCACTTCGCCATCACCAACCCCAAGTGGCAGCCGCCCCGCGAGAGCACGGCCTTCATCGGCTTCCTCAAGGAGCGGGTGCACCGCGACAGCAGCGTGGCGCTGGCCCAGCAGGCTGTGCTCCCCGAAAATGCCCTCTTCAGCTCCATCCAGTCCCTGCAGTCGGAGTCGGAG CCTCACAGCCTGATTGCCAATGTGATAGCGGGCTCCTCAGCGCTGGGCTTCCACGTGGGCCGTGATGGGCAGGCTTCTCGCCACCTCTCCGAAGTGGCCTCGGCCCTGCgctccttttcccctctccagtctgcccagcagccccccagtgGCTTCCAGACGACAGGAAGGGTCGGAGAGGGCACCCAGCCTCGGGGTGCCAGTGCCATGACGGCTTCTGG TGCCGATGCGAGGACGGTGAGCTCAGGGAGCAGTGCCTGGGAGGGTCAGCTGCAGAGCATGATTCTCTCAGAGTATGCCTCCACCGAGATGAGTCTCCACGCGCTCTACATGCACGAG CTGCACAAGCAGCACGCGCAGCTGGAGCCCGAGCGGCACACTTGGCACCGGCGGGAGAGCGACGAGAGCGGGGAGAGCGCCCACGAGGAGCTGGACGCTCAGCGGGGTgcccccgtccccatccctcgCTCTGCCAGCTACCCCTTCTCCTCGCCGCGGCAGCCTGCCGAGGAGACGGCCACGCTGCAGACTGGCTTCCAGCGGCGCTACGGTGGCATCACAG ATCCCGGCACAGTGCACAGAGCCCCGTCGCACTTCTCCCGCCTCCCCTTGGGAGGCTGGGCTGAGGACGGGCAGGCAGCGAGACACCCAGAGCCCGTGCCAGAGGAGAGCTCGGAGGATGAGCTTCCACCGCAGATCCACAAG GTATAG
- the ABCB6 gene encoding ATP-binding cassette sub-family B member 6: MALLWGYCEGNGSVAQAWVQGGFQPCFFFTLVPTVLLSVCLLLGALQYACYLRFGRAMEPKYIPRSPLYRAQVLLSLLLALQPFGGLLWQVAGGRRLYGYMVLHACLWALSWGCAVALLQLERRRVLAHDRTRGHGTVLLLFWALAFAAENLALVCWRSPLWWWALGDTNQKVQFGFWLLRYGCTFLLFVLGMKAPGLPHKPYMLLVNEEERDVENSQPLLQDAGRSGSTWKDFRRKLRLLAQYMWPKGNRLLQGLVLFCMALMGLERAINVFVPIYYKNIVNELTEGAPWHTLAWTVCIYVGLKFLQGGGAGSTGFVSNLRTFLWVWVQQFTNRQVQVQLFAHLHGLSLRWHLGRRTGEVLRSVDRGTSSINSLLSYIVFSIVPTVADIVIGIVYFTSVFSAWFGLIIFVCMSLYLTLTIFITEWRTKYRRDMNTRDNEAKSRAVDSLLNFETVKYYNAESYEVNRFNEAIVKYQLSEWKVSASLGLLNQTQNLVIGMGLLAGSLLCAYFVTENKLQVGDFVLFGTYIIQLYTPLNWFGTYYRMIQNSFVDMENMFELFHEEQEVKDAVNAGDLRLEAGRIEFENVHFSYVDGKEILQDVSFSVMPGQTLALVGPSGSGKSTIIRLLFRFYDVRGGCIRIDGQDISQVKQASLRTHIGVVPQDTVLFNDTIANNIRYGRVLATDEEVQEAARAADIHDRILSFPDGYSTQVGERGLKLSGGEKQRVAIARTILKGPRIILLDEATSALDTETERNIQASLAKVCAHRTSIVVAHRLSTVVGADQILVLKDGRIAERGRHEELLQKGGVYASMWLQQQQAGDEGESKERRTEKPPGSKKGP; this comes from the exons ATGGCGCTGCTTTGGGGCTACTGCGAGGGCAATGGCTCGGTGGCGCAGGCGTGGGTGCAGGGGGGCTTCCAGCCCTGCTTCTTCTTCACCCTGGTGCCCACCGTGCTGCTCAGcgtctgcctgctgctgggcgcCCTGCAGTACGCCTGCTACCTCCGTTTCGGCCGCGCCATGGAGCCCAAATACATCCCTCGCTCGCCCCTCTACCGTGCCCAAgtcctgctgtccctgctgctggccctgcagcccTTCGGGGGGCTGCTGTGGCAAGTAGCGGGGGGCAGGAGGCTGTACGGGTACATGGTGCTGCACGCCTGCCTCTGGGCTCTCAGCTGGGGCTGCGCCGTggccctcctgcagctggagcgCAGGCGGGTGCTGGCGCACGACCGCACGCGGGGCCACGGCAccgtcctcctcctcttctgggcGCTGGCCTTCGCCGCCGAGAACCTGGCGCTGGTGTGCTGGAGGAGCCCGCTGTGGTGGTGGGCGCTGGGGGACACCAACCAGAAG GTGCAGTTTGGCTTCTGGCTGCTGCGGTACGGCTGCACCTTCCTGCTCTTCGTCCTGGGCATGAAGGcgccggggctgccccacaAGCCCTACATGCTGCTGGTCAACGAGGAGGAGCGGGACGTGGAGAACAGCCAG CCGCTGCTGCAGGACGCGGGCAGGAGTGGCTCCACCTGGAAGGATTTTCGGAGGAAGCTGCGGCTGCTGGCGCAGTACATGTGGCCGAAAGGCAACCgcctgctgcaggggctggtgcTCTTCTGCATGGCTCTCATGGGGCTGGAGCGGGCCATCAACGTCTTCGTCCCCATCTACTACAAGAACATCG TGAATGAGCTGACTGAGGGTGCCCCCTGGCACACCCTGGCCTGGACCGTCTGCATCTACGTGGGGCTGAAGTTCCTGCAGGGCGGCGGCGCCG GCTCCACCGGCTTCGTGAGCAACCTGCGCACCTTCCTGTGGGTGTGGGTGCAGCAGTTCACCAACCGGCAGGTGCAGGTGCAGCTCTTCGCCCACCTCCACGGCTTGTCCCTGCGCTGGCACCTGGGTCGCCGCACCGGCGAGGTGCTGCGCAGCGTGGACCGGGGCACCAGCAGCATCAACAGCCTGCTCAG CTACATCGTCTTCAGCATCGTCCCCACCGTCGCCGACATCGTCATCGGCATCGTTTATTTCACCTCCGTCTTCAGCGCCTGGTTCGGCCTCATCATCTTCGTGTGCATGAGCCTCTACCTGA CTCTGACCATCTTCATCACCGAGTGGAGGACCAAGTACCGGCGGGACATGAACACGCGGGACAACGAGGCCAAGTCCCGGGCCGTGGATTCGCTGCTCAACTTCGAGACG GTGAAGTATTACAACGCCGAGAGCTACGAGGTGAACCGCTTCAACGAGGCCATCGTCAAGTACCAG CTCTCCGAGTGGAAGGTGAGCGCCTCGCTGGGCCTCCTCAACCAGACCCAGAACCTGGTCATCGGCATGGGGCTGCTGGCGGGGTCGCTGCTCTGCGCCTACTTCGTCACCGAGAACAAGCTGCAG GTGGGGGATTTTGTCCTCTTCGGCACCTACATCATCCAGCTCTACACACCGCTCAACTGGTTCGGGACGTACTACAG GATGATCCAGAACTCCTTCGTGGACATGGAGAACATGTTCGAGCTCTTCCACGaggagcaggag GTGAAGGACGCGGTGAACGCCGGAGACCTGCGGCTGGAGGCCGGGCGCATCGAGTTTGAGAACGTGCACTTCAGCTACGTGGACGG GAAGGAAATCCTGCAGGACGTCTCCTTCTCCGTGATGCCTGGGCAGACCCTGGCCCTG GTGGGACCCTCGGGCTCGGGGAAGAGCACCATCATCCGCCTGCTCTTCCGCTTCTACGACGTGCGGGGCGGCTGCATCCGCATCGACGGGCAGGACATCTCCCAG GTGAAGCAGGCGTCGCTGCGCACCCACATCGGGGTGGTGCCCCAGGACACGGTGCTCTTCAACGACACCATCGCCAACAACATCCGCTACGGCCGCGTCCTGGCCACCGACGAGGAGGTGCAGGAGGCAGCCCGCGCCGCCGACATCCACGACCGCATCCTTTCCTTCCCCGACG GGTACAGCACCCAGGTGGGGGAGCGGGGGCTGAAGCTGAGCGGGGGGGAGAAGCAGCGCGTGGCCATCGCGCGCACCATCCTGAAGGGCCCCCGCATCATCCTGCTGGACGAG GCCACCTCCGCGCTGGACACGGAGACGGAGAGGAACATCCAGGCCTCCCTGGCCAAGGTGTGCGCCCACCGCACCAGCATCGTCGTGGCGCACAG GCTCTCCACCGTGGTGGGTGCAGACCAGATCCTGGTGCTCAAGGACGGGCGCATTGCAGAGCGTGGGAG GCacgaggagctgctgcagaagggcGGCGTGTACGCCAGcatgtggctgcagcagcagcaggctggagaCGAGGGCGAGAGCAAGGAGCGGCGCACCGAGAAGCCCCCCGGTAGCAAGAAGGGGCCGTGA
- the CNPPD1 gene encoding protein CNPPD1, producing the protein MELGGLLLDEEGAFSLSGFQEFTFLPRHQQLSERVRKRLYYGWEKDCSLDNLSSPVADIAVELLQKVAPSPIRRLQKKYVSHVSREACISPCSMMLALVYIERLRHRNPEYLQQISSSDLFLISMMVASKYLYDEGEEEEVFNDEWGAAGKVDVQTMNTLEMNFLSAIDWSLYTDPRELFEVLSWLEGRVAEKQGTWRGWFTYTDLCVLMEQSAWQQALGQFYQQVLKLACLLGVLYLTGFASLFASVAIVHRAVCTRSSSPAALRPAPFPVGAGCQLGARPAPNPEREQLQLPADVPPGGGGSSSRCLGDNETAEEQWRRGGVTATALYLWGSVMTALSYPKAPDLAPQRSPPHAPLRKVPNACERSNRTAPAAAPRQHDPFGLNVLPAPPALHCRSCSGPAGPAWAKSPNREDWLDPLGLRQCSLHTALDLGRIKSFIFPS; encoded by the exons atggagctgggcGGGCTGCTGCTGGATGAGGAGGGCGCCTTCTCGCTCAGCGGCTTCCAGGAGTTCACG ttccTGCCCCGGCACCAGCAGCTGAGCGAGAGGGTGCGCAAGCGGCTCTACTATGGCTGGGAGAAGGACTGCAGCCTGGACAACCTCTCCAGCCCCGTGGCGG ATATCGCggtggagctgctgcagaaagtgGCTCCCAGCCCTATCCGCAGACTCCAGAAGAAATACGTGTCCCACGTGTCTCG GGAAGCTTGCATCTCGCCCTGCTCCATGATGCTGGCCCTGGTTTATATCGAGAGACTCCGGCACCGGAACCCCGAATACCTCCAGCAGATCTCGTCTTCAGACCTCTTCCTGATCTCCATG ATGGTTGCCAGCAAGTACCTGTACGacgagggggaggaggaggaggtgttcAACGACGAGTGGGGAGCAGCGGGGAAGGTGGACGTCCAGACCATGAACACGCTGGAGATGAACTTCCTGAGCGCCATC GACTGGAGCCTCTACACAGACCCCCGGGAGCTGTTTGAAGTGCTGAGCTGGCTGGAAGGACG CGTGGCGGAGAAGCAGGGCACGTGGCGCGGCTGGTTCACCTACACGGATCTCTGCGTCCTCATGGAGCAGTCGGCGTGGCAGCAAGCCTTGGGCCAGTTCTACCAGCAAGTGCTGAAG CTGGCCTGCCTGCTGGGCGTGCTGTACCTCACCGGCTTCGCCTCCCTCTTCGCCTCCGTCGCCATCGTGCACCGCGCTGTCTGCACCAGgagctccagccctgcagccctccgCCCTGCACCGTTCCCCGTGGGGGCTGGCTGCCAGCTGGGCGCTCGGCCGGCCCCAAACCCCGAACgggagcagctccagctgcccgCCGACGTCCCCCCGGGTggcggtggcagcagcagccgctgctTGGGGGACAACGAGACGGCTGAGGAGCAGTGGCGCCGCGGCGGCGTCACGGCCACCGCTCTCTACCTGTGGGGCAGCGTGATGACGGCTCTGTCCTACCCCAAAGCCCCCGACCTCGCCCCGCAGCGGAGCCCTCCGCACGCCCCTCTTCGGAAAGTGCCCAACGCCTGCGAGAGATCCAACCGGACCgcccccgccgctgccccccgccagCACGACCCCTTCGGACTCAACGTGCTGCCAGCCCCTCCGGCCCTACACTGCCGCTCCTGCTCTGGCCCCGCGGGCCCTGCGTGGGCCAAATCCCCCAACCGTGAGGACTGGCTGGACCCCCTGGGGCTGAGGCAGTGCTCCTTGCACACAGCCCTGGATCTCGGCAGAATcaagagctttatttttcccagctAG
- the ZFAND2B gene encoding AN1-type zinc finger protein 2B — MEFPELGEHCSWPPCQRLDFLPLKCDACQQIFCTDHVAYAQHACTSAYKKDVQVPVCPLCNTPVPVRRGEMPDVLVGEHIDRHCKADPAQRQRKIFTNKCLKPGCKQKEMMKVICEQCHKNYCLKHRHPLDHDCSGAGHSLSKAGHAALARAQASSSKAASTASSGAARPADSPSARGRAATSQAPSTSPPAAVLQNGLSEEEALQRALELSLAESARGTAQPPSTQEEEDLALAQALSASEAEYQQLQRQAHGSKPSNCSMS; from the exons ATGGAGTTCCCGGAGCTGGGGGAGCACTGCTCGTGGCCCCCCTGCCAGCGCCTGG ATTTCCTGCCCCTCAAGTGCGACGCCTGCCAGCAAATCTTCTGCACCGACCACGTCGCCTACGCCCAGCACGCCTGCACCTCCGCCTACAAGAAG GATGTTCAGGTCCCCGTGTGCCCGCTCTGCAACACGCCGGTGCCCGTGAGGCGCGGGGAGATGCCCGACGTGCTGGTGGGCGAGCACATCGACCGCCACTGCAAGGCCGACCCCGCGCAGCGCCAGCGCAAG ATCTTCACCAACAAGTGCTTGAAGCCCGGCTGCAAGCAGAAGGAGATGATGAAGGTGATCTGCGAGCAGTGCCACAAGAACTACTGCCTGAAGCACCGGCACCCCCTGGACCACGACTGCAGCGGGGCCGGCCACTCGCTCTCCAAAGCTGG GCACGCCGCGCTCGCTAGGGCTCAGGCATCCTCCTCCAAAGCAGCGAGCACAGCGAGCAGTGGAGCTGCCCGGCCCGCAGACAGCCCCTCGGCCAG GGGCAGAGCGGCCACGTCCCaggcccccagcacctccccgcCGGCTGCCGTGCTGCAGAATGGCCTG aGCGAGGAGGAAGCGCTGCAGCGCGCTCTGGAGCTGTCCCTGGCGGAGTCAGCGCGGGGCACGGCGCAGCCACCCAG CacgcaggaggaggaggacctGGCGCTGGCACAGGCGCTGTCGGCAAGCGAAGCCGAGTACCAGCAGCTGCAGCGGCAG GCGCACGGCTCGAAGCCCTCCAACTGCAGCATGTCGTAG